In bacterium, a single window of DNA contains:
- a CDS encoding TraR/DksA C4-type zinc finger protein has protein sequence MAVNRQQRATGVMQNRVKPLTPFNEEELRYFEALILDRKATALEEMERLEKYTTAEIGEGATDSAYSYHMADAGTDTMALDNVYIQIERLRTLIGYLDRALERIKNKTYGICRVTGTPIPRERLEAIPHTEISVAAKLQENKR, from the coding sequence ATGGCTGTCAATCGTCAGCAAAGGGCTACCGGTGTCATGCAGAACAGGGTGAAACCTCTGACTCCCTTCAACGAAGAGGAGTTGCGTTATTTCGAAGCCTTGATCCTGGACCGTAAAGCCACTGCCCTCGAAGAGATGGAGCGGCTCGAGAAATACACCACAGCAGAGATCGGTGAAGGCGCCACGGATTCAGCTTACAGCTACCACATGGCGGATGCCGGCACTGATACGATGGCGCTCGACAATGTCTATATCCAGATCGAACGTCTGCGCACGCTCATCGGCTATCTCGACCGCGCCCTTGAACGGATCAAGAACAAAACTTATGGCATTTGCCGCGTCACCGGGACGCCTATTCCCCGCGAGCGACTGGAAGCCATTCCGCATACGGAAATTTCCGTAGCGGCCAAATTGCAGGAAAACAAGCGTTAA
- a CDS encoding glucose-6-phosphate isomerase, with protein MVKLNIRLLAPEVDEAALKALQPAVRRVVNQLYSGRCPGSEMLGWRDLPLKDYTGELRQIQKLARKIRKKADLFIVVGIGGSYLGARAAIEGLSPALPGNRSGPEILFLGHHLDADYAAELLRYIKGKRYYVNVISKSGTTTEPGIAFRLLLDQLQRTLPPKKVRERVIATTSPVKGALHAMANKFEFHQFAIPEDIGGRFSVLTPVGLLPMAVAGIDIARMLKGAAAMARHCSENRTIAKNDALKYAAARHLLYQAGKPVEILGVWNPALLYLAEWWKQLFGESEGKDKKGTFPAAVGLTTDLHSLGQYIQDGRRDLLETFLVVDRNRSKVVIPRLEGDPDQLGFLAGKQLAYANRQAWRGTMLAHRAGGTPNMTLHLGKRDAFHFGELFYFFEFAVAVSGLLLGVNPFNQDGVEAYKNNMFALLGQPGHETEGRALEEQLKEIDDSE; from the coding sequence ATGGTCAAACTCAATATCCGGCTTTTGGCCCCGGAAGTCGACGAAGCCGCCCTCAAGGCGCTGCAGCCGGCCGTGCGCCGGGTCGTCAACCAGCTCTACAGCGGCCGCTGCCCCGGCAGCGAGATGCTCGGCTGGCGGGATCTCCCCCTCAAGGATTATACGGGAGAGCTCCGCCAGATCCAGAAGCTCGCTAGGAAAATTCGCAAAAAGGCCGATCTATTCATCGTCGTCGGCATCGGCGGCAGCTACCTGGGGGCCCGCGCTGCGATCGAGGGGCTCTCCCCCGCCCTGCCGGGCAACCGCTCCGGCCCCGAAATCCTCTTCCTCGGCCACCACCTCGACGCCGATTATGCGGCCGAGCTGTTGCGGTATATCAAGGGCAAACGCTACTATGTTAATGTGATCAGCAAGTCGGGCACGACCACCGAACCCGGCATTGCCTTCCGCCTTCTGCTCGACCAGCTTCAGCGCACCCTTCCTCCCAAAAAGGTCCGGGAGCGGGTCATCGCCACAACCAGCCCGGTCAAGGGCGCCCTCCACGCCATGGCGAACAAGTTCGAGTTCCACCAATTCGCCATCCCGGAGGATATCGGCGGCCGCTTCAGCGTCCTCACTCCTGTTGGCCTCTTGCCCATGGCCGTGGCCGGCATCGACATCGCCAGGATGCTCAAGGGTGCGGCCGCCATGGCCCGCCACTGCAGCGAGAACCGGACCATCGCCAAAAATGACGCCCTGAAATATGCCGCCGCTCGCCACCTCCTCTATCAGGCCGGCAAGCCCGTCGAGATCCTCGGAGTCTGGAATCCCGCCCTACTCTACCTGGCGGAGTGGTGGAAACAGCTCTTCGGCGAAAGCGAGGGCAAGGATAAAAAGGGCACCTTCCCCGCTGCGGTGGGGCTGACTACTGACCTGCACTCCCTCGGCCAGTACATTCAGGACGGCCGGCGGGATCTCCTCGAGACCTTCCTGGTCGTCGACCGGAATCGCAGCAAGGTGGTCATTCCCAGGCTGGAGGGCGATCCCGATCAGCTCGGTTTCCTGGCGGGCAAGCAGCTGGCCTACGCCAACCGGCAGGCATGGCGCGGCACCATGCTGGCCCATCGCGCCGGCGGGACCCCCAACATGACCCTGCACCTGGGCAAGCGCGATGCTTTCCATTTCGGCGAGCTCTTTTATTTCTTCGAGTTCGCCGTCGCCGTCAGCGGGCTGCTGCTCGGAGTCAACCCCTTCAACCAGGATGGCGTAGAGGCCTACAAAAATAACATGTTCGCCCTGCTCGGCCAGCCCGGCCACGAAACGGAGGGGCGCGCCCTGGAAGAACAGCTCAAAGAGATCGACGATTCGGAATAA
- a CDS encoding response regulator: MAKILIVDDEPDVLETLPEVVRSWGHETAAAKNGIEALLALQQQTFDFIVTDVKMPEMDGMELLQKIQEIDKNVMVIFLTGYPSLDSAISAMRSGAYDYLVKPVNLDELKLRIERGLERKEHIKALPLLRGLNWALLVSIPLWLLLGYILTKLLR; encoded by the coding sequence ATGGCGAAAATTTTGATCGTCGATGATGAACCGGATGTGCTGGAAACCCTCCCTGAGGTGGTCCGCTCATGGGGGCATGAGACGGCTGCGGCCAAAAACGGCATTGAGGCGTTGCTGGCTCTGCAGCAGCAAACCTTTGACTTTATCGTGACCGATGTCAAGATGCCGGAGATGGACGGCATGGAACTGCTGCAAAAGATCCAGGAGATCGACAAGAATGTCATGGTAATCTTTCTCACGGGCTACCCCTCCCTCGATTCGGCCATCTCGGCGATGCGGTCCGGGGCCTATGATTATCTGGTCAAGCCCGTCAACCTGGACGAACTCAAGCTGCGCATCGAGCGCGGTCTGGAACGCAAGGAACACATCAAGGCCCTTCCGCTCTTGCGCGGTCTCAACTGGGCGCTGCTGGTCTCCATTCCGCTTTGGCTGCTGCTCGGTTACATCCTGACCAAACTCCTGCGTTGA
- a CDS encoding glycosyltransferase family 87 protein — MPPSDAAIKVPPLRERPARLLFLFWSLLGLPLLFLGYGSDYDAWRVAQSATLLWRQGVYTPSRSLGFPLYEFLVTPLSALGSWPAANALALCAGGAIFLALRHLARQGHFQHPLLVIAGFLFLPIVFKNATVTMDYLPALACLMWSYALLMTARPAAAAVLTGLATGFRPTAILFLVPLLLYIRRTSDAKTLLRAAAIGCLTALATYSPILLAQGFGAPAPAPRSGWIQHLALVAFHGLRFLGVAQSLLLLLLLCSACKKKTVGNLPANWSTFHLVNIGIWIALFFLLPDEPEYLLPAWPSLLFFMDRLFSARTLVAALLLLLSYHVIQLELRPDQPDTLQLRPRLAPGYTIEELQDRFFKIDSRRVATRFEPPQPTLLMFGLPWIPAANDAWVTDAEPGVFRQKTGHFYLSGQITDRGRIERLRQRGIRLIAWRLAEWDYLRTGSAAWGDEVEVIGELRLLFGVPLRGKPLNQR, encoded by the coding sequence ATGCCGCCGTCGGACGCTGCCATAAAGGTTCCACCGCTGAGGGAACGCCCCGCCCGGTTGCTCTTCCTGTTCTGGTCGCTCCTCGGCCTGCCGCTGCTCTTCCTCGGTTACGGCAGCGATTATGATGCCTGGCGCGTCGCCCAATCCGCCACCCTCCTGTGGCGGCAAGGCGTCTACACCCCCTCGCGCTCCCTCGGATTCCCGCTCTACGAATTCCTCGTCACCCCGCTCTCCGCACTGGGTAGCTGGCCGGCGGCCAATGCCCTGGCCCTCTGTGCCGGCGGTGCGATCTTTTTGGCGCTGCGCCATCTGGCGCGTCAGGGCCACTTCCAGCACCCCCTCCTGGTGATCGCAGGATTTCTTTTTCTTCCCATCGTTTTCAAGAACGCCACTGTGACCATGGATTATCTCCCCGCCCTTGCCTGTTTGATGTGGAGTTATGCTCTGCTCATGACGGCGCGCCCGGCTGCTGCTGCCGTGCTCACCGGCCTGGCCACCGGATTCCGGCCGACGGCCATCCTCTTCCTGGTGCCCCTGCTCCTTTACATCCGCCGCACCTCGGATGCGAAAACCCTCTTGCGCGCCGCAGCGATCGGATGCCTCACTGCACTCGCCACCTACAGCCCGATCCTGCTGGCGCAGGGATTTGGCGCACCGGCCCCCGCGCCACGAAGCGGGTGGATTCAGCATCTCGCTCTGGTGGCCTTCCATGGCTTGCGTTTCCTCGGCGTGGCGCAAAGCCTGCTGCTTCTGCTTCTGCTCTGTTCGGCCTGTAAGAAAAAAACGGTAGGTAACCTGCCGGCGAATTGGAGCACCTTTCATCTGGTCAACATCGGCATCTGGATTGCGCTCTTTTTCCTGCTGCCGGACGAACCCGAATACCTCCTGCCAGCCTGGCCCTCGCTCCTTTTTTTCATGGATCGCCTCTTCTCCGCCCGCACTCTCGTCGCGGCCCTGCTCCTGCTCCTCTCCTACCACGTCATCCAGCTCGAACTCCGGCCGGATCAGCCCGATACGTTGCAGTTGCGCCCCCGCCTCGCTCCGGGATATACCATCGAAGAGCTCCAGGACCGCTTCTTCAAGATCGATTCGCGCCGCGTTGCCACCCGGTTCGAGCCGCCGCAGCCGACGCTGCTGATGTTCGGCCTGCCCTGGATTCCGGCCGCCAATGACGCCTGGGTCACGGATGCAGAACCGGGCGTCTTCCGCCAGAAAACAGGCCATTTCTATCTATCGGGGCAGATCACCGATCGCGGCCGGATCGAACGACTGCGGCAGCGTGGTATTCGTCTGATCGCATGGCGCCTAGCGGAATGGGATTATTTGCGTACGGGCAGTGCAGCCTGGGGCGATGAGGTCGAGGTGATCGGCGAACTGCGTCTGCTTTTCGGCGTGCCGCTGCGCGGCAAACCCCTCAACCAACGGTAA
- a CDS encoding class III extradiol ring-cleavage dioxygenase, translating to MLKPLQAVNFSHGGGPLPIRGDPGHRAMVAFMQQLPSLLRKPDAILVISAHWEERAATLLGAQHPPMLYDYYRFPKESYDISYPAPGSPELAGRIAGLLNRNNVPAHIDERRGAEPQRPIRPTTAFRIG from the coding sequence TTGCTGAAACCGCTCCAGGCCGTCAATTTCTCCCACGGCGGCGGCCCGCTGCCGATCCGTGGCGATCCGGGCCACCGCGCGATGGTGGCCTTTATGCAGCAGCTCCCATCCTTGCTCCGGAAACCCGACGCGATCCTCGTCATCAGCGCCCACTGGGAGGAACGGGCCGCAACCCTTCTGGGCGCGCAGCATCCCCCCATGTTGTACGACTATTACAGGTTCCCGAAAGAGTCGTATGACATCAGTTATCCCGCTCCCGGCTCCCCCGAGCTAGCCGGCCGCATCGCCGGACTGTTGAACCGAAACAACGTGCCGGCTCACATCGATGAACGACGCGGAGCGGAACCGCAGCGCCCGATCCGGCCGACGACGGCTTTCAGGATTGGCTGA
- a CDS encoding KamA family radical SAM protein, translated as MIQYLLEDLLQDNPTIAGLLQEADTPNRARNFLKAYLDEFSRLLFKESHRDSSLAWSQQVTCFLAFQEIISLRSERISRFSIIKRLWQAIHKQENSSDEPLSEAFYTDLGHILAGMTGKSTIYSMKELPAFLGMQGQEAAIARSADLDWLAAHTLDATNRYPHGLQPEIMEKRARNRAHILEQLSGGESDWADYHWHLKHLIRDSTVLGRLIDLIPEECAAIDQARAARLPFGITPYYASLMDREGHRLDDHAVRAQVIPPPFYVHTMLQHQNDRVVYFDFMRETDTSPVELITRRYPHIAIFKPYNTCSQICVYCQRNWEIEDVLFPEALAPPEKIDRAISWLEEHRAITEVLLTGGDPLVMSDRVLAGLLERLAAVDHIERIRIGSRIFVALPQRMTDDLADLISRHHQPGRREMALVTHFEHPYEMTPEAMEAVQKMRRRGISVYNQAVYTMENSRRFELVALRRLLRLIGVDAYYTFCAKGKDETRDYRVPIARLQQEVKEEARLMPGLVRTDEPVYNVPKLGKNYLRAEQNHSLLTIMPNGGRLYEFHPWEKNLTMAPTWLHKDIPILDYLRELERRGENPEEYRSIWYYF; from the coding sequence ATGATTCAGTACTTGCTGGAAGATCTATTACAAGACAATCCCACCATTGCCGGTTTGCTCCAGGAAGCGGACACGCCGAATCGCGCCCGCAATTTTCTCAAGGCCTATCTGGACGAATTTTCCCGCTTATTGTTCAAAGAAAGCCACCGCGACAGCAGCCTGGCCTGGTCGCAACAGGTAACATGTTTCCTGGCCTTTCAAGAGATCATCTCCCTGCGCAGCGAGCGAATCAGCCGCTTCAGCATCATCAAGCGTTTGTGGCAGGCGATCCATAAGCAAGAAAACTCATCCGATGAGCCCTTGAGCGAAGCCTTTTATACCGATCTCGGCCATATCCTGGCAGGCATGACCGGCAAGAGTACGATCTATTCTATGAAAGAGCTGCCGGCCTTTCTGGGCATGCAAGGGCAGGAGGCCGCGATTGCGCGCTCGGCGGATCTGGATTGGCTGGCCGCCCATACCCTTGATGCCACCAACCGCTATCCCCACGGCCTGCAACCGGAAATCATGGAAAAACGGGCCCGAAACCGGGCGCACATTCTTGAACAGCTGAGTGGCGGGGAATCGGATTGGGCGGATTATCATTGGCACCTCAAACATCTGATCCGCGACAGCACGGTGCTCGGCAGATTGATCGACCTGATACCCGAAGAATGTGCCGCGATCGACCAGGCTCGTGCGGCCCGTCTGCCCTTCGGCATCACCCCCTATTACGCCTCCCTCATGGACCGCGAGGGTCATCGCCTCGATGATCATGCGGTCCGCGCTCAGGTGATCCCGCCGCCATTCTATGTCCATACCATGCTGCAACATCAAAACGACCGGGTGGTTTATTTTGATTTCATGCGCGAGACCGATACCTCTCCGGTAGAACTCATCACCCGGCGCTATCCTCACATCGCTATCTTCAAGCCCTACAATACCTGCAGCCAGATTTGCGTCTATTGCCAGCGCAACTGGGAGATCGAGGATGTCCTCTTTCCAGAGGCCCTCGCCCCGCCGGAAAAGATCGACCGGGCGATAAGCTGGCTGGAGGAACATCGCGCCATCACCGAAGTGTTGCTCACCGGTGGTGATCCATTGGTCATGTCCGACCGGGTCCTTGCGGGTTTGCTCGAACGGCTGGCAGCGGTAGATCATATCGAGCGCATCCGTATTGGCTCGCGGATTTTTGTGGCTCTGCCCCAACGGATGACGGATGATCTGGCTGATCTTATCTCCCGCCATCATCAACCTGGCCGGCGGGAGATGGCTTTGGTGACTCATTTCGAGCATCCCTACGAAATGACCCCGGAGGCGATGGAGGCCGTGCAAAAGATGCGGCGGCGCGGTATCTCGGTCTACAACCAGGCGGTTTACACCATGGAGAACAGCCGGCGCTTCGAACTGGTGGCGCTGCGGCGGCTCTTGCGTTTGATCGGAGTCGACGCCTACTACACCTTTTGCGCCAAGGGCAAGGACGAGACGCGCGACTACCGCGTGCCCATCGCCCGGTTGCAGCAGGAGGTCAAGGAGGAGGCGCGGCTCATGCCCGGGCTGGTGCGCACCGACGAACCGGTCTATAATGTGCCAAAGCTGGGCAAGAATTACTTGCGCGCGGAACAGAACCATTCGCTGCTGACCATTATGCCGAACGGCGGCCGGCTCTATGAGTTCCATCCCTGGGAGAAAAACCTGACCATGGCCCCGACCTGGCTCCACAAAGACATCCCAATTCTTGACTATCTGCGCGAACTCGAGCGGCGCGGTGAGAATCCAGAGGAGTACCGCAGCATCTGGTATTATTTCTAA
- a CDS encoding response regulator, which yields MSDSNVEKNLILLVEDDPDQAQVLRYFLGANGYAVEWQNAPRLAYESARSKSFQLILLDIMLNAEEDGFDLCRQFKQEEGLKNIPIIMVTARADVKDRVSGLRAGADDYIIKPFSQEELLARVQAVLARKRYFDFNEKYRTLLENSDDIVLFLNLSGEIEQTNHQAAVKLYGLEPGGGKFPLHALFAEPFAGNLVQLYPRVAAGFDISGNNWRLSAPHGGMEIVDVRLVPLSQGHRISGMGCILRDATPREKVLQAMEAQTRDLASQVKHTNAQLGEMQQQLILSEKMAVMGQLAAGVAHELRNPLNIISTSVYYLRRILASEHPKAREHFSILDEEIARAQRIINSLLDFARKSPAERSEIDVNAVLLQTLALVKKELAMNDILVRTELAESVKAWVNSDDLKQILLNLILNAKEAMPYGGKLYIRTSHAGGNGVQMEFSDTGVGIPPAIQDKVFDPFFTYGKEGKGVGLGLTIVHSAVERNQGHIALNSEVDRGTTFRITLPAHRAEAGQEEK from the coding sequence ATGAGTGACAGCAACGTGGAGAAAAATCTGATCCTGCTTGTCGAGGATGATCCTGACCAGGCGCAGGTCCTGCGTTATTTCCTCGGTGCCAATGGGTATGCCGTGGAATGGCAGAATGCGCCGCGTCTGGCTTACGAGAGCGCCCGCAGCAAATCCTTCCAGCTCATCCTCCTGGATATCATGCTCAATGCCGAGGAGGACGGATTCGACCTCTGCCGTCAGTTCAAGCAGGAGGAGGGGCTCAAGAACATCCCGATCATCATGGTCACAGCGCGTGCGGACGTCAAGGACCGGGTGAGCGGTCTGCGTGCGGGCGCGGACGACTATATCATCAAACCCTTTAGTCAGGAGGAACTGCTCGCCAGGGTGCAGGCCGTGCTGGCACGCAAACGTTACTTCGATTTCAACGAAAAATACCGCACCCTGCTCGAGAATTCGGACGATATCGTCCTCTTTCTCAACCTCTCCGGCGAGATCGAGCAAACCAATCACCAGGCAGCGGTCAAGTTGTACGGGCTCGAGCCGGGGGGCGGCAAATTTCCGCTGCATGCCCTCTTCGCCGAACCCTTCGCCGGCAATCTGGTGCAGCTCTATCCACGCGTCGCCGCCGGATTCGATATCAGCGGCAACAACTGGCGGCTGAGCGCACCGCATGGCGGCATGGAGATCGTGGATGTCCGTCTGGTTCCGCTCTCGCAAGGCCATCGCATTTCGGGTATGGGTTGCATCCTGCGCGATGCGACTCCGCGCGAAAAGGTGTTGCAGGCGATGGAGGCCCAGACTCGTGACCTCGCCAGCCAGGTGAAACATACCAATGCCCAGCTTGGAGAGATGCAGCAACAGCTCATCCTCTCGGAGAAGATGGCGGTGATGGGCCAGCTAGCCGCGGGCGTCGCACACGAGCTGCGCAATCCCCTCAATATCATCAGCACCTCGGTCTATTACCTGCGGCGCATCCTCGCCAGCGAGCATCCCAAGGCCCGCGAGCATTTCAGCATCCTCGACGAGGAGATCGCCCGCGCCCAGCGGATCATCAACAGCCTTCTCGACTTTGCGCGCAAGTCGCCGGCGGAACGCAGTGAGATCGATGTCAACGCCGTCCTGCTGCAAACCCTCGCCCTCGTGAAAAAGGAACTGGCGATGAACGATATCCTGGTGCGCACCGAGCTCGCCGAATCGGTTAAGGCCTGGGTCAACTCCGACGATCTCAAACAGATCCTCCTCAATCTCATCCTCAACGCCAAGGAGGCGATGCCCTACGGCGGCAAGCTCTATATCCGCACCAGCCATGCCGGCGGCAATGGCGTGCAGATGGAGTTCAGCGACACCGGTGTCGGCATCCCCCCGGCCATTCAGGACAAGGTCTTCGACCCCTTCTTCACCTATGGCAAGGAGGGCAAGGGCGTCGGCCTGGGGCTGACCATCGTCCACAGCGCTGTTGAGCGCAATCAGGGACATATCGCCTTGAACTCCGAGGTCGACAGGGGCACCACCTTCCGCATCACTCTGCCGGCGCACCGCGCTGAGGCCGGCCAGGAGGAAAAATGA
- a CDS encoding NUDIX domain-containing protein produces MAASDGKIMVVDRATLFAEQYFQGFAPASAHDYQSRILDHYVYDLRDKVEVMPEYKQPIAYAIIVHKESHEVFAYQRSAKEGHYNETRLRGKWSWGIGGHIDKIDIANGDPIRASLMRELSEEVEIKAFDDPLILGYINDDETEVGSVHFGMLYLILTSDRAVRPANTEIAWGGYMPIRQLEEIVRSGEAAVESWSEIALAPLKEVLARM; encoded by the coding sequence GTGGCTGCATCAGACGGCAAGATCATGGTAGTGGACCGCGCCACGCTTTTCGCGGAGCAATATTTTCAGGGCTTCGCCCCGGCCTCAGCGCATGATTATCAAAGCCGGATTCTGGACCACTACGTCTACGATCTCCGCGACAAGGTCGAGGTGATGCCGGAGTACAAGCAGCCCATCGCCTATGCCATCATTGTTCACAAGGAGAGCCACGAGGTTTTCGCCTATCAGCGCTCAGCCAAGGAGGGCCACTACAACGAGACCCGGCTGCGCGGCAAATGGTCCTGGGGTATCGGCGGCCATATCGACAAGATCGACATCGCGAACGGCGATCCGATCCGCGCCAGTCTGATGCGGGAGTTGAGCGAGGAGGTGGAGATCAAGGCCTTCGACGATCCGTTGATCCTGGGCTACATCAACGACGACGAGACCGAGGTCGGCTCGGTTCATTTCGGCATGCTCTATCTGATTCTGACCAGCGACCGCGCTGTGCGGCCGGCCAATACCGAGATCGCTTGGGGCGGATACATGCCGATCCGCCAGCTCGAGGAGATCGTCCGGAGCGGTGAGGCGGCCGTGGAGAGCTGGTCTGAGATCGCCCTCGCCCCGCTCAAGGAGGTCCTGGCCCGCATGTAA
- a CDS encoding sigma-54 dependent transcriptional regulator has product MNPSTKILLVDDEENCLRSLKDVLELEQLDCTTTSSGLKALELFSHDDYDIVITDVRMPGVSGIDLLKQVKRLKPDTTVIMLTGFGSINDAVASIKLGAYQYILKPVIMDDLLTLIKDVANQHDRIAGSSPLLDLKEPLPSGKTILGRSIRLQNVAKLISKIASTDLPVLILGESGTGKELAATAIHYTSDRAAKPFIAINCAAFPDTLLESELFGYEKGAFTDARASKAGRIEEADGGTLFLDEIGDMKPAMQAKLLRVLEEQEFQRLGSNKSRRIDIRLISATNRDLRQAIADKSFRADLYYRLNAVSIAMPPLREIPEDIPLLANHFARDFASRFNRESVSVDEEAIAALQRYPWPGNVRELANAIRRAVALSEGHSIRIYDLPPHIIQEFNPTVEIEPAPSGTLLLEEVEKEHILKVLDMTDGNRSEAAQILGIHRDTLLRKLKKYGVE; this is encoded by the coding sequence ATGAATCCATCCACCAAGATCCTTCTTGTCGATGATGAAGAGAACTGCTTGCGCTCCCTGAAAGATGTCCTTGAGCTCGAGCAGCTCGACTGCACGACCACCAGCAGCGGATTGAAGGCTCTGGAACTCTTCTCCCACGATGATTATGATATTGTCATCACCGATGTGCGCATGCCCGGTGTCAGCGGCATCGATCTGCTCAAACAGGTCAAACGGCTCAAGCCGGATACCACCGTGATCATGTTGACCGGCTTTGGCTCGATCAACGACGCGGTCGCCTCGATCAAGCTCGGCGCCTATCAGTACATCCTCAAGCCGGTGATTATGGATGACCTTCTCACCCTGATCAAGGATGTCGCGAACCAGCATGATCGCATCGCGGGCAGTTCGCCGCTGCTGGACCTCAAGGAGCCCTTGCCGAGCGGCAAAACCATCCTCGGACGCTCCATCCGCCTGCAGAACGTGGCCAAGCTCATCAGCAAGATTGCCAGCACCGACCTGCCGGTCCTCATCCTCGGCGAAAGCGGTACCGGCAAGGAGCTGGCGGCCACGGCCATCCACTACACCAGCGATCGCGCCGCCAAGCCCTTTATCGCCATCAACTGCGCCGCCTTCCCCGACACCCTGCTCGAAAGCGAACTCTTCGGCTATGAAAAAGGAGCCTTCACCGACGCCCGCGCCAGCAAGGCCGGACGAATCGAGGAGGCCGACGGCGGCACCCTCTTCCTCGATGAGATCGGCGACATGAAACCGGCGATGCAGGCCAAGCTGCTGCGTGTCCTCGAAGAGCAGGAGTTCCAGCGCCTGGGTTCGAACAAGTCACGGCGGATCGACATCCGGCTGATCTCGGCTACCAACCGCGATCTCCGTCAGGCGATCGCCGACAAGAGCTTCCGCGCCGACCTCTACTACCGGCTCAATGCGGTGAGCATCGCCATGCCCCCTTTGCGCGAGATCCCCGAGGATATCCCCCTGCTCGCCAACCATTTCGCCCGCGATTTTGCGTCCCGCTTCAACCGGGAGAGCGTGAGCGTCGATGAGGAGGCCATCGCCGCCCTGCAGCGCTATCCCTGGCCGGGCAATGTGCGCGAGCTCGCTAACGCCATCCGCCGCGCCGTTGCGCTCTCGGAAGGGCACTCGATCCGCATTTATGACCTGCCGCCGCACATCATCCAGGAGTTCAATCCCACGGTCGAGATCGAACCCGCCCCCAGCGGCACCCTGCTGCTCGAGGAGGTGGAGAAGGAGCATATCCTCAAGGTGCTGGATATGACCGACGGCAACCGCAGCGAAGCCGCGCAGATTCTCGGGATTCATCGCGATACCCTGCTGCGCAAGTTGAAAAAGTACGGCGTGGAATAA
- a CDS encoding adenylyltransferase/cytidyltransferase family protein: MKAPSPLHPSAPARKVFVTGCFDMLHSGHIAFLNEAASYGDLYVCIGSDANVHHLKGRYPVNSEAERKYMLDALAAVHECRINSGWGIMDFEKELRDILPDLFFVNEDGHTPAKQALCAELGIEYKVLNRIPHKDLPVRSTTALRTECTIPFRIDLAGGWLDQPFVSRFYPGAVLTISIEPTVEFNERSGMASSTRRKAIELWGTALPQGNSEQLARILFSYENPPGTEVVAGSQDALGIVFPGLNRHDYNAHYWPEKITTVEDEGVLTWLEQSLYLVTLGPRVSHYDVLEGTQIDRERARALADAADSCWNAILKRDISAFGEALRCGFEAQIAMFPKMADDEIARTIDLYRDRALGWKLSGAGGGGYLIMVASRPIKGAMQIKIRRRNSF, from the coding sequence ATGAAAGCGCCCTCGCCCCTGCATCCTTCCGCCCCCGCCAGAAAGGTTTTTGTCACCGGCTGCTTCGACATGCTCCACAGCGGCCATATCGCCTTTCTCAACGAGGCCGCCAGCTACGGCGACCTCTATGTCTGCATCGGTTCCGACGCCAATGTCCACCACCTCAAGGGACGCTATCCGGTCAACTCAGAGGCGGAGCGCAAATATATGCTCGATGCGCTCGCCGCCGTCCACGAGTGTCGCATCAATTCCGGGTGGGGGATCATGGATTTCGAAAAGGAGTTGCGCGACATCCTCCCCGACCTCTTCTTCGTCAACGAGGATGGCCATACACCGGCCAAACAGGCCCTCTGTGCCGAACTGGGGATCGAGTACAAGGTATTGAATCGGATCCCGCACAAGGACCTGCCGGTACGCTCGACCACCGCACTGCGCACCGAATGCACCATCCCCTTCCGCATCGATCTCGCCGGCGGCTGGCTCGACCAGCCCTTTGTCTCCAGATTTTATCCGGGCGCCGTACTGACCATCAGCATCGAACCCACCGTCGAGTTCAACGAGCGCAGCGGTATGGCCTCGAGTACCCGTCGCAAGGCGATTGAGCTTTGGGGCACCGCGCTGCCGCAGGGCAACAGCGAGCAACTGGCGCGTATCCTTTTCAGTTATGAGAATCCACCCGGCACCGAGGTGGTGGCGGGTTCGCAGGATGCCCTCGGCATCGTCTTTCCGGGGCTCAACCGCCATGACTACAACGCCCACTACTGGCCGGAAAAGATCACCACGGTGGAAGACGAGGGCGTGCTCACCTGGCTCGAGCAGAGCCTGTATCTGGTCACCCTCGGGCCGCGCGTCAGCCATTACGATGTCCTCGAGGGCACGCAGATCGACCGCGAACGGGCGCGGGCGCTGGCGGATGCGGCCGATAGCTGCTGGAACGCCATCCTCAAGCGGGATATCAGCGCCTTTGGCGAGGCCCTGCGGTGCGGATTCGAGGCCCAGATTGCTATGTTCCCCAAAATGGCGGATGACGAAATCGCACGCACCATCGATCTCTACCGCGACCGCGCCCTCGGCTGGAAACTTTCAGGCGCCGGCGGTGGGGGCTATCTCATCATGGTCGCCTCTCGACCGATCAAGGGCGCCATGCAGATCAAGATCCGCCGCCGGAACTCCTTTTGA